A stretch of Imperialibacter roseus DNA encodes these proteins:
- a CDS encoding DUF1611 domain-containing protein, whose protein sequence is MQLKSIVLSNGSFDTKSAKTAHGLIRGSVRYDILAVIDPVFFGQDAGKVLDGRERGIPIYKTVKDFIAAGGKAENCVVGVAPKGGQLPKSMEEDVVTAMENGMDVVSGLHSFLNDNERLVAIAREKGVTIHDIRQPRERKYLKFWTGDVYKIKSAKIAVMGTDCGLGKRTTSKFIVEAIRKEGMISEMIYTGQTGWMQGWKYGFILDSTYNDYVSGELENALVTCDRDLNPDLMVIEGQAALRNISGPCGSEFLLSGDVDGVVLQHAPARVHYDGFEYLDAKIPPITEDIALIKMYGKEVIGVTLNTRGLTIDQALRHKEEYEQKLGIPVALPVERGVDDILGPIRELIKRKNANKGN, encoded by the coding sequence ATGCAATTAAAATCAATCGTATTGTCCAATGGCAGCTTTGATACGAAGTCGGCCAAAACTGCCCACGGGCTTATCAGGGGATCTGTCAGATATGATATCCTCGCTGTCATCGATCCAGTTTTTTTTGGCCAGGATGCAGGCAAAGTGCTGGATGGTAGGGAAAGAGGAATTCCTATTTACAAGACAGTTAAAGACTTCATAGCTGCAGGCGGCAAGGCCGAAAACTGTGTGGTGGGAGTGGCTCCGAAAGGTGGTCAGCTGCCAAAGTCGATGGAAGAAGACGTTGTTACTGCCATGGAAAATGGTATGGACGTGGTCAGCGGACTTCACTCATTTCTTAACGACAATGAGAGACTGGTTGCTATTGCCAGAGAGAAGGGTGTCACAATTCACGACATCAGGCAGCCAAGGGAACGGAAATACCTGAAGTTCTGGACGGGTGACGTATACAAAATAAAATCTGCCAAAATTGCAGTAATGGGCACCGACTGCGGACTTGGAAAGCGCACCACCTCCAAGTTTATAGTGGAGGCCATCCGTAAGGAGGGTATGATTTCCGAAATGATTTACACAGGACAAACGGGGTGGATGCAAGGATGGAAGTACGGGTTTATCCTCGACTCCACTTACAACGACTATGTGTCGGGCGAGCTGGAAAATGCCCTCGTAACCTGTGACAGGGACCTGAACCCGGACCTGATGGTGATTGAAGGACAGGCAGCCTTGCGTAACATTAGCGGGCCATGCGGTTCCGAGTTTTTGCTTTCTGGCGACGTGGACGGTGTGGTTTTGCAACACGCTCCCGCCAGGGTTCACTACGACGGTTTTGAGTACCTGGATGCCAAGATACCCCCAATTACTGAGGACATTGCTTTGATAAAAATGTATGGTAAGGAAGTTATTGGGGTGACGCTCAACACAAGAGGCCTTACTATTGATCAGGCGCTTCGGCACAAAGAGGAGTATGAGCAAAAACTGGGTATTCCGGTGGCTTTGCCAGTGGAAAGAGGAGTGGATGACATTTTAGGACCAATTAGAGAGTTGATCAAACGAAAGAATGCGAATAAAGGAAATTAA
- a CDS encoding glycoside hydrolase family 3 N-terminal domain-containing protein, translating into MMFKTYLRATFFFSLVLVHFTSAYAQTAIPRPFEQLNEVEKARAWVDSVYSSLTLDEKIGQLLMIAAYSNRDEAHTQELIRLIKERHVGGLVVFQGGPVRQINLLNKLQNESKLPLTVAMDAEWGVGMRLDSTMSFPYQMTLGAIEDVTLIEQMGQAIARQLKRVGTQVNFAPVVDVNNNPNNPVINYRSFGENRDEVAQRGLAYVKGLESQGVLASAKHFPGHGDTGTDSHYDLPVVKHDIQRLDSVELYPFKKLIEANVSGIMVAHMSIPTLDDTPNLPTTLSKPVVTDLLKYKLGYKGIIYTDALNMKGVTKYHASGELEKKAFLAGNDALEFAEDVDVAFEYLKAAVIKKEITEQRLAESVKKILMGKYVTGMTRWSPLSNEHVLEDLHRPSDEMLNRRLFEESVTLLENKSDLLPLKRLDTLELASLSVGVEAISPFQHRLNDYTEMPHLVLPNDATPAQIEAVRDSLKSYNMVLIGLHSGLRANNREGMSANVQAFVKELVEGKATVVAAMRNPYSLSKLDWIAEPDAVFTTYQEHATAEDMAAQLIFGGIGAKGHLPVTVNERWPAGHGLTTEGGVRFKFTLPEEMGINSRTLETRIDSAMTLAIEKKAFPGGQVMLAKEGKVFFHKTYGFHTYDSLLEVKKTDIYDLASVTKITAALAAIMKLHDDGKFDLHARLKDYYPYFGWSNKAKLEFIDILTHQARLKSWIPFYQSAYKKDSSYKRHTLSLTPSADYPIKLTDNLYEYKDYKKTLLKKIKKSKLNPEPGYVYSDMSFYLYPDIVKTLTGTDFQEYLNENFYDRIGGTTLGYNAGRKYSLDRIIPTENDNYFRMTQLHGVVHDEGAAMLDGVSGHAGLFARSYDLAAMWQMYLNEGTYGGERYISPQTLEKFSVCQFCEEGNRRAIGFDKPLIEYNKRSSSVARQASPSSFGHSGYTGTFVWLDPEYDFMYVFLSNRVYPTRNSTAIYDLAVRPTIHTIVYEEMGVR; encoded by the coding sequence ATGATGTTTAAAACCTACCTGCGAGCTACCTTTTTCTTTTCTCTTGTCCTTGTTCATTTCACCTCGGCTTATGCTCAGACTGCCATTCCACGGCCCTTTGAGCAACTCAACGAAGTAGAGAAAGCCAGAGCATGGGTAGATTCGGTTTATTCCTCCCTGACACTTGATGAGAAAATAGGGCAGCTGCTCATGATAGCGGCATATTCGAACAGAGACGAAGCCCACACCCAGGAACTTATCCGACTTATCAAAGAGCGCCATGTTGGCGGCTTGGTGGTTTTTCAGGGTGGCCCGGTCAGGCAAATCAATCTACTCAATAAACTGCAAAACGAATCTAAGCTTCCTTTAACTGTTGCAATGGACGCCGAGTGGGGTGTAGGCATGCGGCTCGATAGCACCATGTCGTTTCCCTATCAAATGACGTTGGGCGCTATTGAAGACGTTACATTGATCGAGCAAATGGGGCAGGCGATTGCCCGGCAGCTAAAGAGGGTAGGGACGCAGGTCAATTTTGCGCCTGTAGTAGACGTGAATAACAACCCTAACAATCCGGTGATCAATTACCGTTCTTTTGGCGAGAACAGGGACGAGGTGGCCCAAAGAGGGTTGGCGTATGTGAAAGGGCTGGAAAGCCAGGGGGTGTTGGCCTCGGCAAAGCATTTTCCCGGCCATGGCGACACAGGTACGGATTCTCACTACGACTTGCCTGTTGTTAAGCACGACATACAAAGGCTTGACAGTGTGGAACTTTACCCTTTTAAAAAGCTAATTGAGGCCAACGTGTCTGGCATCATGGTGGCCCACATGTCTATTCCAACGTTGGACGATACACCTAATTTGCCTACCACGCTGTCGAAGCCAGTTGTCACGGACCTCCTGAAATACAAGCTGGGTTACAAAGGGATCATTTACACAGATGCCCTCAATATGAAGGGTGTGACGAAGTATCATGCCTCTGGCGAGCTTGAGAAAAAGGCTTTTCTGGCAGGCAACGATGCGCTGGAGTTTGCAGAGGACGTGGATGTTGCCTTTGAGTACCTGAAAGCGGCTGTGATAAAGAAAGAGATCACAGAGCAGCGATTGGCTGAGAGCGTGAAAAAGATTTTGATGGGCAAATATGTGACAGGCATGACTCGCTGGAGTCCTTTGAGCAATGAGCACGTTTTAGAAGACCTGCACCGGCCCAGCGACGAAATGCTTAACAGGAGGCTGTTTGAGGAATCTGTTACTTTGTTGGAAAACAAGAGCGACCTTTTGCCTCTCAAGCGACTCGATACATTGGAGCTGGCAAGCCTTAGCGTAGGAGTAGAGGCGATTTCTCCTTTCCAGCACCGACTGAATGATTATACTGAAATGCCTCATCTGGTATTGCCCAATGATGCAACCCCAGCGCAAATAGAGGCAGTGAGGGATAGCTTGAAAAGCTACAACATGGTACTCATTGGGCTGCACTCCGGGCTCAGAGCTAATAACAGGGAAGGGATGTCAGCCAACGTGCAGGCGTTTGTGAAAGAGCTTGTCGAAGGCAAAGCAACCGTGGTAGCGGCCATGAGGAATCCTTATTCGCTTTCCAAACTTGACTGGATAGCAGAGCCGGATGCGGTATTTACGACCTATCAGGAGCACGCAACAGCTGAAGACATGGCAGCTCAGCTTATTTTCGGAGGCATTGGAGCCAAAGGGCACTTGCCTGTAACGGTGAATGAGCGATGGCCTGCCGGACACGGACTGACCACTGAGGGTGGGGTGCGCTTTAAATTTACGTTGCCAGAGGAGATGGGCATCAACAGTCGGACGCTGGAAACCCGCATTGATAGTGCCATGACACTGGCTATTGAGAAAAAAGCTTTTCCTGGGGGACAAGTGATGCTGGCCAAAGAGGGGAAAGTATTCTTCCATAAAACTTACGGTTTTCACACCTACGACAGCCTGCTGGAAGTGAAGAAAACAGACATATACGACCTGGCCTCGGTAACAAAGATTACGGCGGCTTTGGCAGCGATCATGAAGCTGCACGATGACGGCAAGTTCGATCTGCATGCCAGGTTAAAAGACTACTATCCGTACTTCGGCTGGTCAAACAAAGCCAAGCTGGAGTTCATTGATATTCTCACACACCAGGCGAGGCTAAAGTCGTGGATTCCGTTCTATCAATCAGCGTACAAAAAAGATAGCAGCTACAAACGTCACACGTTGTCACTCACGCCCTCTGCCGATTATCCTATCAAGCTCACAGATAATTTGTATGAGTACAAAGACTACAAAAAAACACTGCTGAAGAAGATCAAAAAGTCGAAGCTCAATCCTGAGCCTGGCTATGTGTATTCCGACATGAGCTTCTACCTGTATCCGGATATCGTAAAAACGTTGACTGGCACTGACTTTCAGGAATACCTGAATGAGAATTTCTATGATAGAATAGGTGGCACAACACTTGGTTACAATGCGGGAAGGAAGTATTCTCTGGATCGTATTATTCCGACAGAGAACGACAACTACTTCCGCATGACCCAATTGCATGGCGTGGTGCATGACGAGGGGGCTGCCATGCTCGATGGAGTTTCGGGTCACGCCGGGCTATTTGCCCGCTCCTACGACCTGGCGGCCATGTGGCAGATGTACCTGAATGAGGGTACCTACGGTGGAGAGCGCTATATTTCGCCTCAAACGCTGGAGAAGTTTTCTGTTTGCCAGTTCTGCGAGGAGGGCAACCGCCGGGCGATCGGCTTCGACAAGCCACTGATTGAATACAATAAGAGAAGCAGCAGCGTAGCCCGCCAGGCATCGCCTTCAAGCTTTGGGCATTCAGGCTACACAGGCACTTTCGTGTGGCTCGACCCCGAGTACGATTTCATGTACGTGTTCTTGTCTAACCGGGTGTATCCAACCAGAAACAGCACGGCCATCTACGACCTGGCCGTAAGACCAACGATCCATACGATTGTGTATGAGGAGATGGGGGTGAGGTAA
- a CDS encoding D-alanyl-D-alanine carboxypeptidase/D-alanyl-D-alanine-endopeptidase has product MKRKSTAFPADRPKSLDYLWFTLAVVLLSTQFSCSPQLVLSKKIVLKQMVSRSPDFADHFTGFVLYDPETKTYLAEQNGDKYFTPASNTKLFTYYSGLRLLGDSIPALKYAEANDTLFFTGTGDPTFLHPDFEYQPAFELLSDSTKALIWQPENYKDPVFGPGWSWDDYLYYYQPERAGLPMYGNFIRFSMFPGDTMPKVNPPFFQQFVEARPFEKQRTLVERDLSYNSYLFFTPEKLDTIERDVPFKYSFSLGRELLQDTLKKPVVFGYKPDSLPWKTLKGYPSQKVYQAMLWPSDNFIAEQILVMCSSGFGDTLSGNNALWFVKNKYLNDLPDAPVWHDGSGLSRYNMFTPRSLVALLEETSTLVEQKELFRTLAIGGQAGTIRRWYAGETEPYVFAKTGTLSGVHSLSGFIKTNSGKVLIFSFMHNNYPGFTNPIREQMQEVLEFIRDRY; this is encoded by the coding sequence ATGAAAAGAAAAAGTACAGCGTTCCCTGCTGATAGACCGAAGTCTCTTGACTACCTGTGGTTTACGTTGGCAGTAGTGCTCCTGTCCACTCAGTTTTCGTGCTCGCCGCAACTTGTGCTCAGCAAAAAAATAGTGCTGAAACAAATGGTCAGCAGGTCGCCGGATTTTGCCGATCATTTTACTGGCTTTGTGCTGTATGACCCTGAAACGAAGACTTACCTCGCCGAGCAGAATGGCGACAAGTATTTCACACCCGCCTCCAACACCAAACTATTCACCTACTATTCCGGCCTCCGATTGCTAGGCGATTCCATCCCAGCCTTGAAGTACGCCGAAGCCAACGATACCCTTTTCTTTACCGGCACAGGCGACCCCACCTTCCTGCATCCCGACTTCGAGTATCAACCGGCTTTTGAGCTTCTGTCAGACTCCACTAAAGCGCTGATATGGCAACCTGAAAACTACAAGGATCCGGTTTTTGGGCCAGGCTGGTCGTGGGATGACTACCTCTATTATTATCAGCCAGAAAGAGCGGGGTTGCCAATGTATGGCAATTTCATCCGATTCAGCATGTTCCCGGGAGACACAATGCCGAAGGTAAACCCTCCCTTCTTCCAACAGTTTGTGGAGGCGAGACCTTTCGAAAAGCAAAGAACATTGGTAGAAAGAGACCTTAGCTACAACTCTTACCTGTTTTTTACACCTGAAAAACTCGATACAATAGAGAGAGACGTACCTTTCAAGTACTCATTTTCGCTGGGAAGGGAGCTGCTTCAAGACACCTTAAAGAAGCCTGTCGTCTTTGGTTACAAGCCGGATAGTTTACCATGGAAAACCCTCAAAGGCTATCCCTCGCAAAAAGTGTATCAGGCCATGCTTTGGCCAAGCGACAACTTTATTGCGGAACAGATTCTGGTGATGTGCTCTTCCGGGTTTGGGGATACACTTAGCGGCAACAATGCCTTGTGGTTTGTGAAGAACAAATACCTCAACGATTTACCGGATGCGCCTGTATGGCATGATGGCTCGGGGCTATCCAGGTACAACATGTTCACGCCACGAAGCCTGGTGGCCTTGCTGGAGGAAACTTCTACGCTAGTTGAACAAAAGGAGTTATTCAGGACGCTGGCTATTGGTGGCCAGGCTGGCACCATACGCCGATGGTATGCAGGCGAAACAGAACCCTATGTTTTTGCCAAAACTGGCACCTTGAGCGGCGTGCACTCTCTCAGCGGATTTATAAAAACCAACTCAGGAAAAGTGCTGATCTTCAGCTTTATGCACAACAATTACCCAGGGTTCACTAACCCCATCAGGGAGCAGATGCAGGAAGTGCTGGAGTTTATAAGGGACAGGTATTGA
- a CDS encoding CPBP family intramembrane glutamic endopeptidase: protein MEETTQTYYPTLKQSFGLIGLLLLFSLAGAIPMIIIKGMHLNNGVYEQVAQLAMYVISFALVIELAWKNIRKQGLWDPTPKRQMVGMEIIAVLVIMTIATIIIVDPIIELIPMPEYFKLLFEELMKPDLTSFLTLVVAAPILEELLFRGIILEGLLKNYSPPKAIIWSALIFGIAHFNPWQAIGATATGVLIGWAYVRTNSLIPGIIIHFFNNLFAFALMAFISGDVEDMTLPNLIGNNAVYLAILAIALATLVVGYRFIERWSEIKS, encoded by the coding sequence ATGGAGGAGACCACCCAAACCTACTATCCCACCCTCAAGCAATCGTTTGGATTAATAGGTCTCCTCCTGCTTTTTTCTCTGGCCGGAGCTATTCCGATGATCATTATCAAAGGAATGCATTTGAACAACGGTGTTTATGAGCAGGTAGCCCAACTGGCTATGTATGTGATTTCGTTTGCTCTTGTTATCGAATTGGCCTGGAAAAACATTCGGAAACAAGGGCTTTGGGATCCAACTCCTAAACGGCAAATGGTTGGCATGGAAATAATTGCAGTACTAGTGATAATGACGATTGCCACGATCATCATTGTCGATCCAATTATAGAGCTTATTCCCATGCCGGAATACTTCAAACTGCTTTTCGAAGAGCTTATGAAGCCGGATCTGACTAGCTTTCTCACATTAGTTGTTGCTGCGCCTATTCTCGAAGAGCTACTTTTCAGAGGTATTATTCTTGAAGGACTTCTTAAAAACTACAGCCCCCCAAAAGCCATCATTTGGTCCGCACTTATTTTTGGAATCGCACACTTCAACCCCTGGCAGGCAATTGGCGCCACAGCGACAGGCGTCTTGATTGGTTGGGCTTATGTCAGGACAAACTCCTTAATCCCTGGCATCATCATACACTTTTTCAATAACCTGTTTGCCTTCGCTCTGATGGCATTCATCAGCGGTGATGTAGAGGACATGACGCTGCCCAATTTAATCGGGAATAATGCGGTGTACCTGGCCATACTAGCTATTGCTTTGGCAACACTTGTCGTTGGCTACCGCTTTATTGAGAGGTGGAGTGAAATAAAAAGTTGA
- a CDS encoding TolC family protein: MKKILLMFGMALAILNSYAQTEKPKITELSLSEAIATGLENNFSIKIQKKNVDIATRNNTWGQAGLYPSIAFNLSQGFSRTEIDNPTSFVQGAIQSRNLQPSLSLNWGLFNGFNVQITKDQLELLQQQSVGNATIVIENSIQAIIEAYYTILLQEEGLRIFGRALQLSKDKYNYSKLKSELGSAVTFDVLQDKNAYLTDSSSYVTQIYAVQTAKKNLNLLLGIDVQAGYELTDSLTVEIKDFSLDELYAKMISNNSNLRNQYIDQEIFRKDVGIAKSAMFPSISMTLGASDNSQVQNLSAARFSNPDVVGASGIKSGNTNYNANFTLSFTIFNGGRIRRQIENARVNEQISALMVDELKLTLQRNLIGELDYYRVRKSLYQIAIESRETAEFNLGLGEDRYRNGTLSSFDFRDIQLTYLRSALSELQSKYNLVQTEVALLRLTGGILEEYETE, encoded by the coding sequence ATGAAGAAAATACTCTTAATGTTCGGGATGGCGTTGGCCATCCTGAACTCATATGCCCAAACCGAGAAGCCAAAAATTACTGAGTTGTCGCTCTCTGAAGCGATTGCAACAGGACTGGAAAACAATTTTTCGATTAAGATTCAAAAGAAGAATGTTGACATCGCTACCCGTAACAACACCTGGGGACAGGCGGGATTATATCCTTCGATCGCATTCAATCTTTCGCAGGGTTTTAGCAGAACCGAAATAGATAACCCCACTTCTTTTGTGCAGGGGGCTATTCAATCAAGAAACCTACAGCCTTCACTTTCCCTTAACTGGGGGCTTTTCAATGGGTTTAATGTGCAAATCACAAAGGATCAGTTGGAGTTACTTCAACAGCAGAGTGTAGGGAATGCCACCATAGTGATCGAAAACAGCATTCAGGCGATTATTGAAGCGTATTATACGATACTGCTTCAGGAGGAGGGTTTAAGAATCTTCGGAAGAGCTCTCCAACTATCGAAGGATAAATACAACTACAGCAAACTCAAAAGCGAGTTGGGCAGTGCAGTGACTTTTGATGTTCTTCAGGATAAGAATGCCTATTTGACTGATTCGTCAAGCTATGTCACCCAGATTTATGCAGTGCAAACAGCTAAGAAGAACCTGAATTTGCTTTTGGGCATTGATGTCCAGGCGGGCTATGAGTTAACAGATTCTCTCACCGTTGAAATAAAGGATTTCAGTTTGGATGAGCTGTATGCTAAAATGATATCTAATAATAGCAACCTCAGGAATCAGTATATTGATCAGGAGATATTTCGGAAAGATGTTGGCATAGCCAAATCGGCTATGTTCCCATCCATCTCGATGACACTTGGAGCATCAGATAATAGCCAGGTACAGAACCTGTCGGCAGCTAGGTTTTCGAACCCAGATGTCGTTGGCGCTTCCGGTATTAAGTCCGGTAATACCAATTACAACGCTAACTTTACTCTGAGCTTTACAATTTTTAATGGAGGAAGAATTCGCAGACAGATTGAAAACGCCAGGGTAAATGAACAAATATCGGCATTGATGGTAGACGAGTTGAAGCTCACACTACAGCGCAACTTGATCGGCGAGCTTGATTACTATCGAGTGAGAAAGAGTCTGTATCAAATTGCTATTGAAAGCAGGGAGACTGCGGAATTTAACCTGGGCCTTGGTGAAGATCGTTATCGTAACGGGACACTAAGCTCTTTCGATTTCCGAGACATTCAATTGACTTACCTTCGGTCGGCTTTGAGTGAGTTGCAAAGTAAATACAATCTTGTACAAACAGAAGTTGCGCTTCTTCGCCTTACCGGCGGCATTCTGGAAGAATACGAAACCGAATAA
- a CDS encoding mandelate racemase/muconate lactonizing enzyme family protein — translation MRIKEINIRKENLELAKPYSISYKTVDSVENVIVELVADNGMVGMGVANPSKYVVNEDVGECYKTLTSSDLSFLKGSDVSCFYELLNGIHTNFDSSAGCRVALDVALHDLFTQSLGVPLVHFLGAHHKSMATSVTIGIMSIEETHREADDFIKGGFKILKVKLGKTIEEDIERTIALRKHIGNKALIRIDANQGWDFDETISYVSATKDLDIELIEQPLKQSAIAEYRKFPDYVKNLVAADESLVGPADAFSLANNPKAAGIYNIKLMKCGGIQPAREIATIARQAGIDLMWGCNDESIISIAAGLHVAFSCPHTKYIDLDGSLDLAKDVVSGGFTIKEGMMSLIDKPGLGVKKL, via the coding sequence ATGCGAATAAAGGAAATTAATATCCGCAAGGAAAATCTGGAACTGGCTAAGCCGTACTCCATTTCTTACAAAACAGTGGATTCGGTGGAAAACGTGATTGTGGAGCTTGTTGCAGACAACGGTATGGTTGGCATGGGCGTGGCCAACCCCAGTAAGTATGTGGTGAATGAGGATGTCGGTGAATGTTATAAAACTTTAACCTCCAGTGATCTCTCCTTTCTGAAAGGTTCTGACGTTTCGTGCTTTTACGAACTACTCAATGGAATACATACCAATTTTGATTCCAGTGCGGGATGCAGAGTAGCACTCGACGTGGCCCTGCACGATCTATTCACACAGTCTCTGGGTGTGCCATTGGTTCACTTTCTGGGTGCTCACCACAAATCGATGGCTACTTCGGTTACCATTGGGATTATGAGTATTGAAGAGACGCACAGAGAGGCAGATGATTTTATTAAAGGTGGGTTCAAAATACTCAAGGTCAAACTTGGTAAGACGATAGAGGAGGACATCGAGCGAACGATCGCCCTTCGCAAGCATATTGGGAATAAGGCCCTGATAAGGATCGACGCCAACCAGGGATGGGATTTTGACGAAACGATCTCCTATGTAAGTGCCACAAAAGACCTTGACATTGAATTGATAGAGCAGCCGCTGAAGCAGTCGGCCATTGCTGAGTACCGCAAGTTTCCCGATTATGTGAAGAACCTGGTGGCTGCCGATGAATCACTGGTGGGCCCGGCAGATGCTTTCAGCCTGGCCAACAATCCCAAGGCAGCCGGCATCTACAATATCAAGCTGATGAAATGCGGGGGCATTCAGCCAGCCAGAGAAATTGCCACCATAGCCAGACAGGCAGGCATTGACCTGATGTGGGGCTGCAACGACGAAAGCATCATCAGCATTGCAGCTGGTTTGCATGTGGCCTTTTCGTGCCCTCACACAAAGTATATAGACCTCGACGGTAGCCTCGATCTGGCCAAAGATGTGGTGTCGGGCGGCTTTACCATCAAAGAAGGCATGATGAGTTTGATTGATAAGCCCGGATTGGGCGTTAAGAAGCTTTAG